The sequence TTCCAATTTGGACACCAAGGTCAAGTGGCCGCCATTCGAGGGCTAAATGCTCATTATGAAAACTAGCAAgcgttgttattatttatttatttttaagaaatgGAGTGTCCTATTCCTGTCATGGTATCTATATCATTTGGGTATTATAGCTTGGCACATTGATGGTTGTTGGTGGCATTTTGTCCCTGTCGTTTAAATTTTTGGCTAGGAAAACCTAATTAATTAGCCACTTCTTGATCTTGGACTGGTTGAAAAGACGACTACAAGAGAAAAAATAGTAAAACAAGCAATAACTTATTGACAAGAACAATAAATCTTACTAAAAGAAGCATACTTGATTCATTAAAAATTACGTTAAAAATTGAAGAAGTTATCTAAATCCTCCTCCTCGTCTACCCTTATGTagcaagttaaaaaataaaataaaatttaaactaaAAAAACAAGGCAATGATTTTTAACAGAACAATAATGCAGGTTCTAACAACATTTCTTGTGTTTCTCAACTTTGGTTCTGCCAATCACAGTGCATTGCTTGGTAAGTGGATGTTCAACAATTGTGGGGGTTCCAGCGGGCAAGGCTCTGTGGAAAATGGCGTGCCAAGTGACCTTATGGGTACTCTGCCTAGAAAGAAATAAGAGGATTTTTAGAGGGGAAAAGTTCTCAGGTCAGGGAGATTGTAAGCAAGATATTCGGTTCTTACTGATGTGGAGCATGGCTGATGCTGATGTGAACAAGATCCCATTGGTTTTGCTTGGGGTGAATTGGAAAGAAATTCCTCATCCCAAATACAGTGCCTTTGTGGGAGCCACCTCCAAGTTGGTCATTACAAAGTATATTTCGATGGCTGCTCCTTCCTGAATCCAGGTGCATTTTCGCGACAGCCTGGGCTCAATTTTGTTGGAAGTTTTTGGGCCTTCTGGTATTCAAGACTGTAATATGGCCAAGGCAGCAGGCACTGCTTCAATCAATGAAATTGTTGGTGGAGCATGGACTTCTCCTTCAGAGGTAGAAGAGAATTTTAGAAATGCTACCTCTTGGCCATTGCGGTAAAGAGTCCTTGGGGAATTGCAGATTTGATAGAGCATGTTACAGAATTGAGCAGGGATAGGTTGATGTCTTTATTTAAGTAGGGAGGGAAGATAATTTAGTGGCTGATGCATTGGCTAcagatggagcttctgaaggggGATTTAAGGGTAGTTGACTTCGGAAGATGATAGTGGTCTGTGCTACAAATAGTTTCTGTTTGTTGGGTCATATGGTATCTGTAACTGAATAGCATGTATTTCTCCTAGGGATGCCTGTGTTGCTGTTGTATTCTTTTGTTGGGAAATAAAATTTGATTACCCTTCAAAAAATTTAGATAGAGGTTCTCTACGTCatacaaaaacaacaaaaatgCAACATAAAAAGTGAAATAGATCTACTAAGCTCTGGAAATGTATTCATGCTGTTTGACATATGATTCACTATTGTGTATGAACTGTCCATCCATGCTATGATCTTTAGATTTTGAATCTCAAAAATTGAATATGAGCACGGCACAAGAAGACCAAAGTAAATTCCCATAAACACTTGTTCTTCTCGCTCTACTCTCTTCTTGATGACCTCCTTCTATTACATTCAATAAAAGGCCAGAAAAGTTTCTTCATTGTGGTGTGAGTATTGTCTATTTGTGGCAGCTCCTTCATTAAGGTTGCATTTGGATATGTTAAAATAGTGACACACCAAAATCACTATGGGTTCAGCCATTTTTTGAGCCCATATGACCCATGTTTCTTATGCTAATAAGGGTCAATTGTTAGTGGACCCTTGGAGGGGTATTTTTGACATTTCCCCTCATGAAAGGAGGGGTTTTTAGGGTAAGTTGTATTGGGgttaagagagagttacgaaTTTTGGAGAGAGGAGTTTCTTCTTGCACAAGAGGGTTTCAAGAAGGGGGCTTTCTTCTTGAAGGCTTGATTCAAGACTCCAAGGTTTTCCAAGAGGTGCTCTAAGGTTGTcttcttaaagtatctaaggtgAGAAGATCTATTGCTAGCAATGCAATGGTGGAGTATTTGTCTTTTTAAGTTTATAATCAAGGGGTTTTTTTTAGTATTCTTGAAAAAGGTACTCCGTTCCTCGTTTCTTTGTAATCTCTCATTTCTATAATGAATTTTCTTTGTTGGATTGCCATGGGATGTATCCCAAGAGGTGAACCACATGTATGTCCAATGTTGTTAAAATCGTTATCGTATCGCAAATCGTAAAaggggttgaatcgtatcaaATTGCAAATCGTatcgtaaatcgtaagatttttttttttttttttttcctgattttaaaTATTcatataaaaaacaaatgaaaaaatataagtaaattagaaaatattaaaaattcagTAATCATCCATTTCCCTTCAAGTTGTACCAAAAAGGTAATacattatcaattgagaaaatgtatatggtatatatatcatgatattaaaggattcttgtcattttctgttgttttcttttgttgtctttcaaaaaattTACCTTAAAACACATACAAGAGTCCTTTAATAATTTGTTCATTTGTACCTTTCTTCAGTGTGGAATCATGTTAGGAAAAATGGCATTTAATTCCATTATGAATAGTAtcttgatttcttttttttttgggtttttgaatatcaaaatcccaaaatctCCTCATCCTCCCCTCTCTCTAAGAAAAAAATGAGGATATTTTAATAGGGGAGgcctttttcatgttttatgagcaAAATGgtataaagaaagaagaaaaatgaatatatatatatatatatatatatatatatatatatatatatatatatctatatatattgaATTTTAAGTCATTTTTGGGCACATTTATGTAATCTAtgattatcgtatgattcatactATTCAATACGATTATCATATGATTCGATACGATTATTTGGGATTTGCGATTTGGGTGTACGATTCAAATCGTGCACCCATACGATACGATATGAATTGTAATATGAATTCATATTACAATTCATATCGTAAATCGTACAATTTTGATAACACTGTGTATATCTTGTGtttttgtgtggttgtgcttGTTGGGTTTTTCtccattatctttttttttttttttttcttttctatttattGCACACGATCATTGCATATTACATATGCCATTGGAATCAAAGAGTGTTTGGTTTTGGTGGTGTATTGCTTGGGCGGTGGTTTAGTTGCATCAAGTGGTCGCAATGGTTTTAATCGCTTCAAGATACAATAGAGAACTGAATTGTGAGCATTTGATTTAAACTGGAAGAATGACTATGACCTTTTCTAGAAATTGTCATGAGCAAGTAACCCTGAAATCATAATAATATTTCTTTAAAGTGCAACATGAAAGTAACATGGAGTTTGGAGTCCAATGTCTATTATTATTACTAAGGACTGCATTCGTAATTTACTAGTTTTGCACTTTATTTGACTGGTTATTACAATTTGATTCGATAGTGCATCCAGACACATAAATCTTTGAATCTCAATTTGAACATGTACATGCACTTGTGACGTCTTGCCCTGCTGTCTTGCAGTCACGACATTACACTTGTGCAGTGTTGATGCCCGTCCTCTTCTACCCattcaataaaaattagaaatGTTCACTACTTATTAATGCTTAAAAAATAATAAGCATGTGAAATATGTACCCTGCCTATTTGAAGCACGGCTACCAAATATTTGGTTAACATTTCTCTATGCATAAATAATTATGGGAACAGTTTCTAGAAGATTATGGTTAATCATATGCTATTCTAGAAGGTGTTTGATTGGTTATGTCTTCTTCCTCTCAGTGACATGAAATGATAATTGGAAGATGTCTCATCTAATATTTTGATTTAAATCAGGTGTGCAGGTGTTTGTCATTATCTAAGTGGTGGCAGCTGTGAAATTCGCCTCTCAGAACCTTTGTTGAAATTTCGTTCAAGTGCAGATCTCAAGAACACCTTATTACATGAGATGATTCATGCATACTTGTGGATTAAGAATAAGAACAAGGACCACAGGTAAATATCCTATGATtgtcatctatatatatatatatattttatatctttgAATTTATTTGTTGTGTTCATGTGGCGTACTGTGATTATGCAGTGATCATGGCCCAAGCTTCCAGAAATTGATGAAAGAAATAAACTCTAGCTTGGTGATTGATCATCAGGTTAGTTTTATGGAATTGCACAAATGGAGTTGGGAGGTTTGAGTGAATCATTAATGGatataagtttgtaaacttcctGTAGAGACCGGATGGTGGCTACAACATTACTATCTACCACTCGTTTAATGATGAAGTTGATAGCTACAGAGTTCACCACTGGAAGGTAATATGGTGCTCTTTCCGTCTATCTGATGAACtgcttaccttttttttttttttttttttttttaaaattttttaatgaataatTGTTAAATTCTGTATTTTGGAGTTTATGAGTGCAATTTATTAGTATTGAATTTCTGCATTGTTCTTGCATCTAATGTATGTGCTCTTTTCCAGTGCCAATCCTGTGGAGATCTGATCAAGAGGGCCATGAACAGAGAGCCTTCATCTAGTGACTGTGTTGTAAAGGCCAGCCACGAAGGGTTTTGTGGCAACTCCTCTTGTCATTGGCACATGTAAGAAACTGATTATGGAATCCATGTAACTTGGATCTGCACAATtctttagcctttttttttttgaagataccTCCAAGGAAAACACAAGCTTGTTTGTGTTGTGTAACGTGCACTCAAGcttgattaatgcaagggcatttttacACCAGGCTCaaatggggtggcctgtgggattgGGAGGCACACTCGGTGTGGGCGGCCtgcagaacccatgtgatttggggcctatgtGAGGTGGATGACTCGTGTGAggcaaaacccatggatttggggcccacgaggagggttcggctgaggacctaaccaatggatgtggggcctgagctatgagataaagggattaattcgccatgctctatcagttcgagcttgtagagcaagtggttaattgtcttgcatcattgACGTTTCAACATTTTTTTTCTTCGCAGACATAAGATGTCATGCACTGGTAATTACAAGAAGATTGCTGAGCCACCTGGGTATAAGGACACAAAAAAGGGCTCAAaaggtgagaaccattatttgaaGTCTACTTTCTTATGATTGTTCTTTTCCAgttctttgatttttctttttctaggaCATTACTTTTACCTCTTGGTTGTCGAGGACATTGCTTTTACCTCTTGGTTGTCTAGGACATTGCTTTCTACAAAGGTGCTGATCCCACTTTGAACTTGCAACTTATACCCCTGCTCTTTCTTCATATGCTTTtacacttgctaacattttgaagtgGATCCTTCTGCACTCCCGTTCTCGAAGCCCCTCATGCTTTGTGCAAACTAAGTTTGATCTTCATTGAAAGGAAGTAAGAAATGGTTATCCATTTATTGGGAGTTTATTTATAGGTAAGGTTTTCATTATTTTCCTTAAGATTCAATCTTATCTAACTCTCAATTGAGCTCGTTTAATATGGTCATTTTCTCCCCTTTTGAGAGCTTAGTATTATCTTACAATAACTAAAATTTAGTTGCATCTAGAATTTTAACAGTTGGATAATGTAGATATGCATTACaaaaattttattctttttttgttGGTATCCCACAGATATACACAAGAAGATAACACGGTAAGAATGGAACAGCTATAAAGGGCATAGTATCTATATCTGTGTATATATGTGCATCTTACAAGAAGACAATGTCTTTACTGTTAATACTTGAGAAACAGTattcataattttattttatttatttatttatttattttttgagaatTAACAGTATTCATAATTTGTAACTATTTTCTATTGTATGTTCCCATTGTCCCTTTTAGCTGTTTCTTTTATCTGTGCCCAAGGGAGGAATTGTAATTGTTCATCACTGCACAAGTGATTCTTTGACCTCTCTCACATTTAGAGAAGATCACTAAGACTTGGTATCGGAGCAAGGGTGGAAGTCaatctttttcttttagtttttttttttttcctagatcCAATTACCCTTTTTTTCTGTCaattatcctctctctctctctctctctctctctctctctctctctctctctctccgttcttTCTATTTATCTTTCTCCCTCAATCTTCTTGATTCTCTCTCTCCCTGAGTGATCTAAATTGTTGATCTAACAGTGCCCTCCATAGATGGGGTTTCCCTGAAAGTCTTTTAGATAGAATGCTTTTATAGTTGGACTATTTTCCATTAAGAATTGTATTTTCTTCTTAACTAATGGCTATCCATTGGCCTGGATTGTCCATTTACAGGCCATTGGTTTATGGCTTTCTTATGTAGGATATTATTGAGGAGTACCATGCCAATAGTGGGGCCTATTGGATAAGCAATTTGGATCACAAACCCAATCCTGCTAACATTCATTTGGAAATGTGTCCAATGTTGACTGTGATACAGAACTTCCCGGAGACATAACATTGCTCGAGTGCCTGTTTGGGGTGATCTTTGGCTTGTTGCAAAGATCGCTTTGAGTTCTACGGTTGTTATTTTTACCTACTGTTTGAGATTCTGCTTTTTCAGCCTCAAAATCTGGGTGAAATGGAGATGGCTAATTTTAGTGCAATTTTTTAAATGGTTTTTAGGCCTTTTTTGCATCTTACTTAATCTTATTTTTGGTTTTCTTGCTTtgtagtgctttttttttttttttcccgtgaATTATATGATTTAGATCTAGAAGTAGATTAACAGATGGAGTATGTTCATCATGTGACTTGATTTTCTAAAATTGGGTTTAGGTGATCGTGAACGCCTAATTTGAATTCAGGGTTGAAATTGGGTTCCTATTTTGGGGAGGAAGGGAATTTAAGTTTGGGGCTATTGAGATTTTGACAAATTGGGTGTTAGGGTTGGGGAAAATGGGGGGTTCTGCAAAATTGGGTTTTTAAGGAATTTCAGGATTTTCACACAATTGCAATGTCAAGTTgggaaatttggggaaattagggtttgggaattGGGAAATTTGGGGTTACTAATCGAAAGGAGAGAATCTCAATTCAGGTACTTTTTCTTGAATATCAAACCacaaagtttcttcttcttcttcttcttatatatatatatatatatatatatatatatatatatatattaccataATTTCTTCATGCAATAGAAAACAAAGATAAAGGACTGGATGGATCTCCAACAGCTTACTAGCGCCACTATGCCAATAGTTGCAATCCCTCAACTCTTCTTCTACCCTAAGCAATGCATTCCAAAAAGAAATCAACTCATACTTTATACCTAAGGAAAATACTTTTATTCAAATAACCATGATGACTCCTCAGAAAAGAATCTTTACATGTATATTTGTTCTTCCTTAAAGCAAGAGAAATCCTAATATAGTCCTAAACTTTCCATTTTTGTTTCCTAATTCTAGCGATCTATTTCACTAAAATATTAGAAAGGACCAAAATACCTTTGAATCCCATCATAACCCTGTATGGTATATGTAAATTGGCTGTAACTCACTCAGATGGTGTCAAAGTTGCAAGATCTTGGTCTCATTTGAAAGATAGCTCAATAGCCTTTTAAAGGATATTAATGTCGAGACAATGGGGCATTCTTTGATACttgaaaatgacctataaaataaGTGCAAAAATACTATGCGAAACTTGTTAAACAAGTCATACTATAACAACGAACAAAATGACTGCTAATATAGTCTAGAATGCACATCCAAACTATTTTTCTTccttgggacccatcttgactCTTGGTTGGCCCTGATCTTAATCAAGACATTTGGTTGGTCTTGAAC is a genomic window of Magnolia sinica isolate HGM2019 chromosome 15, MsV1, whole genome shotgun sequence containing:
- the LOC131226615 gene encoding uncharacterized protein LOC131226615 isoform X3 produces the protein MTRLGVEDEDMDEPNPDIHALFCYYNILYFDNALGACILSWSSKRMTLCAGVCHYLSGGSCEIRLSEPLLKFRSSADLKNTLLHEMIHAYLWIKNKNKDHSDHGPSFQKLMKEINSSLVIDHQRPDGGYNITIYHSFNDEVDSYRVHHWKCQSCGDLIKRAMNREPSSSDCVVKASHEGFCGNSSCHWHIHKMSCTGNYKKIAEPPGYKDTKKGSKGHYFYLLVVEDIAFTSWLSRTLLSTKVSLNVKAENLKCQPNQLERVLGKLIKKRQVRINQIS
- the LOC131226615 gene encoding uncharacterized protein LOC131226615 isoform X4 is translated as MTRLGVEDEDMDEPNPDIHALFCYYNILYFDNALGACILSWSSKRMTLCAGVCHYLSGGSCEIRLSEPLLKFRSSADLKNTLLHEMIHAYLWIKNKNKDHSDHGPSFQKLMKEINSSLVIDHQRPDGGYNITIYHSFNDEVDSYRVHHWKCQSCGDLIKRAMNREPSSSDCVVKASHEGFCGNSSCHWHIHKMSCTGNYKKIAEPPGYKDTKKGSKGHCFLQR